The following are encoded together in the Mustela nigripes isolate SB6536 chromosome 11, MUSNIG.SB6536, whole genome shotgun sequence genome:
- the NMRAL1 gene encoding nmrA-like family domain-containing protein 1 isoform X3, with translation MGDKELVVVFGATGAQGGSVAQTLLEDGTFRVRVVTRDPRQKAAKELRLQGAEVVQGDQDDAASMELALTGAHAAFIVTNYWENCSQEQEVKQGKLLADLAKRLGLHYVVYSGLENIKRLTAGRLAAGHFDGKGEVEEYFWDIGVPMTSVRLSCYFENLLSYFLPQKTPDGKNYLLSDPGGL, from the exons GTGCTCAGGGAGGCTCCGTGGCCCAGACGCTGCTGGAAGATGGGACATTCAGGGTTCGAGTGGTGACGCGGGACCCTAGGCAGAAGGCAGCAAAGGAGCTGAGGCTGCAGGGTGCAGAGGTGGTACAGGGAGACCAGGATGACGCGGCCAGCATGGAGCTGGCCCTGACTGGGGCCCACGCTGCCTTCATTGTGACCAACTACTGGGAAAACTGCAGCCAGGAGCAGGAGGTCAAGCAG GGGAAGCTGCTGGCTGATCTGGCCAAGCGCCTGGGCCTTCACTATGTGGTCTACAGCGGCCTGGAGAACATCAAGAGGCTGACGGCCGGAAGACTGGCAGCAGGCCACTTTGATGGCAAGGGGGAAGTGGAGGAATATTTCTGGGACATCGGAGTCCCCATGACCAGCGTACGGCTGTCTTGCTATTTTGAGAACCTCCTCTCCTACTTCCTGCCCCAGAAAACCCCTGATGGAAAGAACTACTTGCTGA GTGACCCCGGAGGACTATGA
- the NMRAL1 gene encoding nmrA-like family domain-containing protein 1 isoform X1, with product MGDKELVVVFGATGAQGGSVAQTLLEDGTFRVRVVTRDPRQKAAKELRLQGAEVVQGDQDDAASMELALTGAHAAFIVTNYWENCSQEQEVKQGKLLADLAKRLGLHYVVYSGLENIKRLTAGRLAAGHFDGKGEVEEYFWDIGVPMTSVRLSCYFENLLSYFLPQKTPDGKNYLLSLPMGDVPMDGISVTDLGPVVLSLLKKPEEYVGRNIGLSTCKHTAAEYAALLSKHTGKAVRDAKVTPEDYEKYGFPGARDLANMFRFYALKPDRDIELTLRLNPKARTLDQWLEQHKGDFAGL from the exons GTGCTCAGGGAGGCTCCGTGGCCCAGACGCTGCTGGAAGATGGGACATTCAGGGTTCGAGTGGTGACGCGGGACCCTAGGCAGAAGGCAGCAAAGGAGCTGAGGCTGCAGGGTGCAGAGGTGGTACAGGGAGACCAGGATGACGCGGCCAGCATGGAGCTGGCCCTGACTGGGGCCCACGCTGCCTTCATTGTGACCAACTACTGGGAAAACTGCAGCCAGGAGCAGGAGGTCAAGCAG GGGAAGCTGCTGGCTGATCTGGCCAAGCGCCTGGGCCTTCACTATGTGGTCTACAGCGGCCTGGAGAACATCAAGAGGCTGACGGCCGGAAGACTGGCAGCAGGCCACTTTGATGGCAAGGGGGAAGTGGAGGAATATTTCTGGGACATCGGAGTCCCCATGACCAGCGTACGGCTGTCTTGCTATTTTGAGAACCTCCTCTCCTACTTCCTGCCCCAGAAAACCCCTGATGGAAAGAACTACTTGCTGA GCTTGCCCATGGGTGATGTGCCCATGGATGGCATTTCTGTGACCGACCTGGGTCCCGTGGTGCTCAGCCTGCTGAAGAAGCCGGAAGAGTACGTCGGCCGGAACATTGGGCTCAGTACGTGCAAGCACACAGCCGCAGAATACGCTGCCCTGCTCTCCAAGCACACCGGGAAGGCCGTGCGTGATGCCAAG GTGACCCCGGAGGACTATGAGAAGTATGGATTCCCTGGTGCCCGGGACCTGGCCAACATGTTCCGTTTCTATGCTCTGAAACCTGACCGTGACATTGAACTGACCCTGAGGCTCAACCCCAAGGCCAGGACACTGGACCAGTGGCTGGAGCAGCACAAAGGAGACTTTGCTGGGCTCTGA
- the NMRAL1 gene encoding nmrA-like family domain-containing protein 1 isoform X2 — MNRDRVGAQGGSVAQTLLEDGTFRVRVVTRDPRQKAAKELRLQGAEVVQGDQDDAASMELALTGAHAAFIVTNYWENCSQEQEVKQGKLLADLAKRLGLHYVVYSGLENIKRLTAGRLAAGHFDGKGEVEEYFWDIGVPMTSVRLSCYFENLLSYFLPQKTPDGKNYLLSLPMGDVPMDGISVTDLGPVVLSLLKKPEEYVGRNIGLSTCKHTAAEYAALLSKHTGKAVRDAKVTPEDYEKYGFPGARDLANMFRFYALKPDRDIELTLRLNPKARTLDQWLEQHKGDFAGL, encoded by the exons ATGAACAGAGACAGAGTAG GTGCTCAGGGAGGCTCCGTGGCCCAGACGCTGCTGGAAGATGGGACATTCAGGGTTCGAGTGGTGACGCGGGACCCTAGGCAGAAGGCAGCAAAGGAGCTGAGGCTGCAGGGTGCAGAGGTGGTACAGGGAGACCAGGATGACGCGGCCAGCATGGAGCTGGCCCTGACTGGGGCCCACGCTGCCTTCATTGTGACCAACTACTGGGAAAACTGCAGCCAGGAGCAGGAGGTCAAGCAG GGGAAGCTGCTGGCTGATCTGGCCAAGCGCCTGGGCCTTCACTATGTGGTCTACAGCGGCCTGGAGAACATCAAGAGGCTGACGGCCGGAAGACTGGCAGCAGGCCACTTTGATGGCAAGGGGGAAGTGGAGGAATATTTCTGGGACATCGGAGTCCCCATGACCAGCGTACGGCTGTCTTGCTATTTTGAGAACCTCCTCTCCTACTTCCTGCCCCAGAAAACCCCTGATGGAAAGAACTACTTGCTGA GCTTGCCCATGGGTGATGTGCCCATGGATGGCATTTCTGTGACCGACCTGGGTCCCGTGGTGCTCAGCCTGCTGAAGAAGCCGGAAGAGTACGTCGGCCGGAACATTGGGCTCAGTACGTGCAAGCACACAGCCGCAGAATACGCTGCCCTGCTCTCCAAGCACACCGGGAAGGCCGTGCGTGATGCCAAG GTGACCCCGGAGGACTATGAGAAGTATGGATTCCCTGGTGCCCGGGACCTGGCCAACATGTTCCGTTTCTATGCTCTGAAACCTGACCGTGACATTGAACTGACCCTGAGGCTCAACCCCAAGGCCAGGACACTGGACCAGTGGCTGGAGCAGCACAAAGGAGACTTTGCTGGGCTCTGA